The nucleotide window GGTGGTTTTAGGCGCTAAAGTCCTACATCAATAGCCGCGTTATTCAGCACCCAGTTCCTTAAAGGCATCCCGGGTCAGGTTTTCGTTACCATCAGTCCCAACGACGATACTGTCTTCAATACGCACACCGCCGTATGGACGCAGCTCATCAACTTTCTCCCAGTTAATATCTGTACTGTCTTTGTGCTCTTCCAGTAGCTGGTCTACCACGTATAAGCCCGGCTCAATAGTGAAGACGTGGCCAACTTCGATGTCTCGTAGTAAACGTAAAAACGGATGACGCTCACTGCGCTCGTAACTGTTGCCTTTATCATCTTTCAGGAAACCGCCAACATCATGTACCTGCAAACCGATAAAGTGGCCTAACCCGTGCGGCATAAAGGCACTGGTGTAACCTTTGTCGTAAATGCTTTGCGCATCACCTTTAATAAACTCAAAGTCAGTTAAAATTTGCGCGACTTTCAGATGCATAGATACATGCAGGTCGTAATAGCTCACACCGGGCTTAATCTCACTCAATAGCTCTTGCTGAGCTTTATTCATTGCTTCAACCAAGTCCGCATAGAAACCCTCTTCATAAGCGTATGAGCGAGTTATATCAGAGCAATAACCACGGTAGCGGGCGCCAGCATCAATTAAGAACGAACGAATTTGCTTAGGCGGAACGGTGTCGTATACGTCGTAATGCAAAATTGCCGAATGGCTGTTCAATGCAACGATGCTATTGTAAGGCACCTGTGACTCACGAAAATCGATAGCGCCCAGGTAAGCATGGTGTATTTCCAGCTCGCTTTTACCGGCAAAAAAAGCTTCTTTTGCTGCAACATGGGCTTTTGCCGCTAAGCGGTTGGCTTCGCGCAAATTGTCCACTTCCCATTGAGTTTTTATTGAGCGATGGAAATGCAGATGATCAATCAATGCCTGTGGGTTGCGAGCTTTCACTTTCCAGTCACTGACCGGCTGAGCAAAGTCTTCACCAATAAAGGCTGACTGTTCTAAGTCACTACCTAAATCTTCAGTCAGCATGCTTAAGTCGTCGATAATTTTTAAATCAACGTGCTGCTGCCATTCTTCTTCCGGCACGTTAACCGGAGCATGCCAGAAGTCCCGAGCCTGAAATAAGTAAACCGTAGGACGTTGGCTATCCTTACGATAAAAAATGGCACTTTTAGGGCTTTCTGTGACCGGAACCCAATATTTAAATAGCGGATTAACCCGGTACGGCGGCGCGTTATCGTCGAGAAAATCAACTCGTGGCTGGCCCGAGTAAACCAGTACCGATTCAAAATTGTTGTCTTCTAACGCTTTATCAAAGCGGCTACAAACTGTCTTGATGTGTTCTGCGTACGCGCTCATAAAAAAACCTCACAAAAAATTGTGAGGTTATTCTAGCGGAAAAGCCGAAAAATTTCAGCTGTTCCCGAGGGAAGGAACTAAAGCCTAAACGGAAAAGCTGGAACCACAGCCACAGGTTGTTGTGGCATTAGGGTTGTCGACAAAAAAGCGTGAGCCCTGCAGCCCTTCCTCGTAGCTGACCACGCCACCCATTAAATATTGTAAACTCATTGGATCAACCAGCAGGGTGACGCCGTTTTTTTCTATTTCCATATCACCCGGGTTTTTCTTTTCATCAAAGGTAAAGCCATATTGGAAGCCCGAACAACCGCCTCCGGTTACGTAAACACGCAACTTCAAGTTTGGGTTTTCTTCTTCAGCAATCAGCTTACCCACTTTGCTTGCCGCTTGTTCAGTGAACTCAATCGGCATTGCCTGCTCTGCTGCACTGCTCATGATTTCTCTACCTTGGTTGAACTCTACTGCTATTTTCTCTTACCTGAGTATTTTGGTCAAGTATCGCCGTCACTTCGCACACCGGGGTTAGCATCCCCCCGACTAATTTCTTTCCAGAAAAAGGTTCGGTCAAGCGTGCCGTTGCCGCCTTTGGTAATTCTGACTTTCACCTCTACCCGTTCAGGAACCAATCCTTCCGGCATAAAGAAGTCGCCCTCGTACAAGGAAAAATAGCGCATAGAAAAACTGCGATCGTCTTGCGCTATATTAGCAAGTTTCAGTAAATCATAACGTTTTTTCTTGCCATCGATACGGCCGACCAGTTCAACTGTTACATTGCCCTGAACAAAGTTGCGACGCTGCTCAATTTGTAAAACTGCCAGAGAGAAATGGAAATGATTTTCCGAACGGTTTTGAGTAACGGTTAAGGAGTCTATAGTAACGCCGCTTTCCTGTAACTCCGGCGCCATTATCTTTTGATAAAACGCTAAGTCACGGCGCAAACCATAATTATCATTCTGTAACGCGCTCAACTCGTCCTGCAAACTTTGGTTTGCCGAACGCTCAATGTCGAGCTCAACTTGCAGCACATGGCGTTGATACTCCATCTGCTCAAGTCGCTGATAAAGCTCCTCCAACTGCTGCGACTGCTTCGAAACTTCTTCTTTTAATGCCTTTGCATGCCACACACCAGCTAAGTAGGCCAGGTAAACAACCAAAACAGCAACACAGATCAACAACACAAATACCGGGAAGGATCCCCAGCGCTGTTGCCAGTATTTCAGGTTAAAATAGGGCTTCATAACTTCCAGCTCATTTCCATCAAGCGTTTATGCTGATATGTTATTGATAAATATGCAAGCTCATCCCACGGTTTAAGGTAAGGATCTTATTTTAAATGGCCTCTAACTCGGTATTCCGACAGCAACTGCGCAAACAGCTGGCGACCCCGTCGACCACTATCGCCATTTGTTTAATGGGTCTGACCGGCGGTATTCTCGCAGCACTGATGATTGCGGGTTTCCGTTTAGCGATTGAGCAAGGGGCTTACCTTGTCGGTAATGGTAGCTATTGGCAACAGCCTTTACCAACTACTTACCGCTTTTTACTCCCCATTATTGCCGCCGCCATTGTTTATATTCTTTTTCGGCTGTCGGGTTCTAAACACGTCCGAATGGGTATTCCCTACGTTATCCATCGTATGAAACAGCATTACGGCATGCTGCCCTGGCGTAGTACTGTGAACCAGTTTTTTGGCGGAATAATTGCGCTGGTTGCCGGTTTCAGTGTTGGTCGCGAAGGCCCGGCAGTTCATTTAGGCGCGGCGGCAGCTACCTGGCTTGGCTTTCATTTCGACGCCCCCAAAAACGCCATACGAACCCTTGCCGCCTGTGGTATCGCCGCGGCTATCGCTGCCTCTTTTAACACGCCGTTAGCCGCTATGGTTCTGGTAATGGAAGTGGTACTGCGGGAATACAAAGTTCACGTTTTTATACCCGTTATGCTGTCGGCGGTGGCCGGTTCGCTAATTACCGAAGAAATTTTTGGTGTCGCTTCTGAGCTGGCCGTACTCTCAGCCCAGGATATCCCGACCACACAATTGCCCTGGGTCATGCTATTGGGCGTTGTGCTGGGTTTTGTCGGAGTGCTGTTCAAAAAGCTCATGCTGGATGTCATGGAAACCGTACAAGACATGTCATTGCTCACCCGCTTGCTCTTTGCCGGACTTATAACGGCAATGCTGGCTGTCATCATTCCCAGCAGCTTAGGTCCGGGGCTTACAGCCATTGAGCAGGTATTGAATCATCAGGGTGAAATGTCGCTGCTGACCACCTTACTTATAGCTAAGCTGTTTGCCTCAGCTATTGCTTTGGGCATGGGTATACCCGGCGGTTTAATTGGTGCCGTGTTTGGTATCGGAGCCATTATCGCTGCGGTATTTGTCGGTGCAGTTAATGGGCTGGATATTCAACAGCCATTGTCTTTCGACAGCTTCATTTTATTGGGAATGGCCGGCATTTTAGCGGCTTGTATTCACGCACCAATGGCGGCTCTGCTCGCTATTGTCGAGTTGTCTCGCAGTGTGGAAATAATTATTCCCGCTATGCTAGTGATTGTGCCTGCTTACTTGATATCCAGTCAGTTACTGAAGTCAAAGTCCATTTTCATCGCCCAGCTAGATTTGCAGGGTTTGCCTTACCAGCTGGCTCCGGTACATGTCGCGTTACAAAAAACCGGTGTTGAAAACGTTATGGAAACGGACTTCAAATTGTTGCTTGAACCCACTCAGAACGAACTGGTTGACTCACTTGAATCTGCGCAGGCGAAAACCGTTATTGTCATGTCGGTCGATGAAGATAATCAGGCACTTTATCGCCTGGTGACTTATGATATCAACGCCGGTGACAGTCCCAGCCTGAGCTACACTCCTATTAAAGGCGTTCGGGTGACATCGACTCTGGCCGAAGTGTATGATGAAATTGGATCTAAGCGCCGGGGCGCCGTGTACATTTATGAGACCGATGATGGCCAGCCCTGTGGTATTGTTACATGGGAACTTGTTCGTAAAGCCCTACAGAGAGAACTCGCATGACATGGATACTTTGGGTTAAAGCCCTGCACATTGCCTTTATGGTGGCCTGGTTCGCGGGCATCTTTTACTTACCGCGTTTATTTGTTTATCACGCAATGAACGCCAAGCCAGCCGTGGATGAGCAACTCTGCATAATGGAAAGGCGTTTACTGTATTTTGTCACCCCCTTCGCCATTCTTACCCTCATTTTCGGTGTCGTGCTTATTTTTGCCTACGGTTCAGCGTGGTTTGCTGCCAGTGGCTGGATGCACACTAAACTGGTACTGGTGTTGCTACTTTTTTTGTATCACGGTTACTGTTTTAAACTATTGAAGGACTTTAAAACCGGTACCAATCGACGCAGCCATCGGTTTTACCGAGTCTTTAACGAGCTGCCGGTACTGGCACTTTTCGCTATTATCATTTTAGCGGTTGTTAAGCCTTATTAGATTCTCTTGTGCCGCATGATTTGCTATAGTGTGCGCCCAGTGACATTCTGCGGCAGAGGCGCACCCAAAGATGAATTTCACCGGCTCCAACATTCTTTCTGTAAACCAGTTCAATCGCGACAGCATTGACTACATATTCTCCGTTGCGGACAAGATGCAACCTTACGCCCGGCGTAAAACGCGCACTCGAGTTCTTGACGGCGCTATCCTTGGTAATCTTTTCTTCGAACCTTCCACTCGTACACGGGTAAGCTTCGGCACGGCATTCAACCTGTTAGGGGGTGAAGTCCGCGAGACTACCGGTATGGAAAGTTCGGCCATTGCAAAGGGCGAGTCGCTTTACGATACCGCTCGCGTATTAAGCAGCTACAGCGACGTTATTGCCATGCGACACCCTAAGTCGGGCTCAGTACGGGAGTTTTCTGAAGGTAGCCGGGTACCGGTCATTAACGGCGGCGACGGGGCAAACGAGCATCCAACTCAGGCATTGCTGGATCTTTACACTATCCAGAAAGAACTGGCATACCATCAGCAAAGCATTGATAACATGCACATTTGCATGATTGGCGACTTGAAATACGGGCGTACCGTACATTCGCTGTCCACGTTACTCTCTATGTACAAAAACATTAAATTCACTTTAATTTCGCCACGTGAACTTTCCATGCCAGATTCCGTATTAGATACGCTGGCAAATGCAGGCCATCGTGTAACGGTTACAGAAAAAGTCGACGGTATTGTCGATGCTGACATTGTTTATCAAACTCGCATACAGCAAGAACGCTTTGCAAGTCCGGAAGACGCTGATCAATATCGCGGTAAGTTTCGTTTAAACCAGGCTATTTACACTAAGCACTACAAGCCCAACACGGTCATCATGCATCCTTTGCCGCGGGATTCACGCGCCGAAGCGAATGAACTGGATAACGACTTAAACCAAAACCCCAACCTGGCTATTTTCCGTCAGGCTGACAACGGAGTGCTAATTCGTATGGCTCTGTTTGCATTAACACTTGGAGTCGTTGACCAGGTTGATAAACACCAATGTGATGTCATCTGGTACAGCGAAAAAAGCCAACAGTAAAGAGGTAGTTACGACATGAGTCGCTCAGAAGAATTATATACTCAGGCACAAATCAGTATCCCCGGAGGCGTTAACTCGCCGGTTCGGGCGTTTAATGGAGTTGGCGGCAGCCCCATTTTCTTTGAGCGTGCTGAAGGCGCTTACATGGTGGATGCCGACGGCAAACGTTATATCGATTACGTCGGCTCATGGGGTCCCATGATTCTGGGACATAATCACCCGGCAGTGTTAGAGGCCACTCTGCAGGCAGCAAAGCGAGGCTTGAGCTTCGGTACACCAACGGAAGTTGAAATCACCATGGCGGAGACTATTCGCAAAATAGTCCCTTCTATTGAAAAGGTGCGTATGGTAAATTCCGGCACTGAAGCCACTATGACGGCCATTCGCCTGGCACGCGGCTACACCAGCCGGGATAAAATTCTGAAGTTTGAAGGTAACTACCACGGCCACGCCGACTCCTTGCTGGTTAAAGCGGGTTCAGGTGCTTTGACTCTGGGTGTTCCTAACTCGCCCGGCATTCCTGAAGATTTTGCCAAACATACCTTAACCGCCACTTACAACGATATTGAATCAGTGAAACAAATTTTCGCTGAAATGGGCGATGAAATTGCCTGCATTATTGTTGAGCCGGTAGCTGGTAACATGAACTGCATTCCACCAGCTCAAGGCTTTTTGGAAGGCTTACGCAGTCTTTGTGACGAGCATGGTTCAGTCCTGATTTTTGATGAAGTCATGACCGGTTTCCGTGTGGCCCCGGGCGGCGCTCAAGATCGCTACAAGGTTAAACCTGACCTCACAACTTTAGGTAAGGTGATTGGTGGCGGTATGCCAGTCGGCGCTTTCGGCGGCAAAAAAGAAGTTATGAACTACATTGCGCCGTTGGGTCCTGTTTATCAGGCAGGCACCTTATCGGGAAACCCGGTTGCTATGGCCGCCGGCTTAGCGGCATTACAGCAATTATCTACCCCAGGGCTTTATGACCAGCTTTACCAACGCGTTGACACGCTACTGGACGGCTTGCAGGAACGCGCTGACAAGGCTGGTGTACCAATGACAACCAACCGCGCCGGTTCTATGTTTGGTTTCTTCTTTACCGAAGAGCCCGAAGTGACCACTTACGCTCAGGCTACACAGTGTAATATGGAACACTTTAAGACGTTCTATCACGCCATGT belongs to Idiomarina sp. PL1-037 and includes:
- a CDS encoding chloride channel protein, translating into MASNSVFRQQLRKQLATPSTTIAICLMGLTGGILAALMIAGFRLAIEQGAYLVGNGSYWQQPLPTTYRFLLPIIAAAIVYILFRLSGSKHVRMGIPYVIHRMKQHYGMLPWRSTVNQFFGGIIALVAGFSVGREGPAVHLGAAAATWLGFHFDAPKNAIRTLAACGIAAAIAASFNTPLAAMVLVMEVVLREYKVHVFIPVMLSAVAGSLITEEIFGVASELAVLSAQDIPTTQLPWVMLLGVVLGFVGVLFKKLMLDVMETVQDMSLLTRLLFAGLITAMLAVIIPSSLGPGLTAIEQVLNHQGEMSLLTTLLIAKLFASAIALGMGIPGGLIGAVFGIGAIIAAVFVGAVNGLDIQQPLSFDSFILLGMAGILAACIHAPMAALLAIVELSRSVEIIIPAMLVIVPAYLISSQLLKSKSIFIAQLDLQGLPYQLAPVHVALQKTGVENVMETDFKLLLEPTQNELVDSLESAQAKTVIVMSVDEDNQALYRLVTYDINAGDSPSLSYTPIKGVRVTSTLAEVYDEIGSKRRGAVYIYETDDGQPCGIVTWELVRKALQRELA
- the hemL gene encoding glutamate-1-semialdehyde 2,1-aminomutase — translated: MSRSEELYTQAQISIPGGVNSPVRAFNGVGGSPIFFERAEGAYMVDADGKRYIDYVGSWGPMILGHNHPAVLEATLQAAKRGLSFGTPTEVEITMAETIRKIVPSIEKVRMVNSGTEATMTAIRLARGYTSRDKILKFEGNYHGHADSLLVKAGSGALTLGVPNSPGIPEDFAKHTLTATYNDIESVKQIFAEMGDEIACIIVEPVAGNMNCIPPAQGFLEGLRSLCDEHGSVLIFDEVMTGFRVAPGGAQDRYKVKPDLTTLGKVIGGGMPVGAFGGKKEVMNYIAPLGPVYQAGTLSGNPVAMAAGLAALQQLSTPGLYDQLYQRVDTLLDGLQERADKAGVPMTTNRAGSMFGFFFTEEPEVTTYAQATQCNMEHFKTFYHAMLEQGVYLAPSAFEGGFMSAAHSEEDIQNTLDAAEKAFAKLATK
- the pepQ gene encoding Xaa-Pro dipeptidase; protein product: MSAYAEHIKTVCSRFDKALEDNNFESVLVYSGQPRVDFLDDNAPPYRVNPLFKYWVPVTESPKSAIFYRKDSQRPTVYLFQARDFWHAPVNVPEEEWQQHVDLKIIDDLSMLTEDLGSDLEQSAFIGEDFAQPVSDWKVKARNPQALIDHLHFHRSIKTQWEVDNLREANRLAAKAHVAAKEAFFAGKSELEIHHAYLGAIDFRESQVPYNSIVALNSHSAILHYDVYDTVPPKQIRSFLIDAGARYRGYCSDITRSYAYEEGFYADLVEAMNKAQQELLSEIKPGVSYYDLHVSMHLKVAQILTDFEFIKGDAQSIYDKGYTSAFMPHGLGHFIGLQVHDVGGFLKDDKGNSYERSERHPFLRLLRDIEVGHVFTIEPGLYVVDQLLEEHKDSTDINWEKVDELRPYGGVRIEDSIVVGTDGNENLTRDAFKELGAE
- a CDS encoding aspartate carbamoyltransferase, translated to MNFTGSNILSVNQFNRDSIDYIFSVADKMQPYARRKTRTRVLDGAILGNLFFEPSTRTRVSFGTAFNLLGGEVRETTGMESSAIAKGESLYDTARVLSSYSDVIAMRHPKSGSVREFSEGSRVPVINGGDGANEHPTQALLDLYTIQKELAYHQQSIDNMHICMIGDLKYGRTVHSLSTLLSMYKNIKFTLISPRELSMPDSVLDTLANAGHRVTVTEKVDGIVDADIVYQTRIQQERFASPEDADQYRGKFRLNQAIYTKHYKPNTVIMHPLPRDSRAEANELDNDLNQNPNLAIFRQADNGVLIRMALFALTLGVVDQVDKHQCDVIWYSEKSQQ
- the erpA gene encoding iron-sulfur cluster insertion protein ErpA, with the protein product MSSAAEQAMPIEFTEQAASKVGKLIAEEENPNLKLRVYVTGGGCSGFQYGFTFDEKKNPGDMEIEKNGVTLLVDPMSLQYLMGGVVSYEEGLQGSRFFVDNPNATTTCGCGSSFSV
- the hemJ gene encoding protoporphyrinogen oxidase HemJ, encoding MTWILWVKALHIAFMVAWFAGIFYLPRLFVYHAMNAKPAVDEQLCIMERRLLYFVTPFAILTLIFGVVLIFAYGSAWFAASGWMHTKLVLVLLLFLYHGYCFKLLKDFKTGTNRRSHRFYRVFNELPVLALFAIIILAVVKPY
- a CDS encoding DUF6776 family protein encodes the protein MKPYFNLKYWQQRWGSFPVFVLLICVAVLVVYLAYLAGVWHAKALKEEVSKQSQQLEELYQRLEQMEYQRHVLQVELDIERSANQSLQDELSALQNDNYGLRRDLAFYQKIMAPELQESGVTIDSLTVTQNRSENHFHFSLAVLQIEQRRNFVQGNVTVELVGRIDGKKKRYDLLKLANIAQDDRSFSMRYFSLYEGDFFMPEGLVPERVEVKVRITKGGNGTLDRTFFWKEISRGDANPGVRSDGDT